Proteins co-encoded in one Psychromonas sp. L1A2 genomic window:
- a CDS encoding type B 50S ribosomal protein L31 gives MKENIHPNYQKVVFHDTAADVYFVIGSTLQTDRTIEHEGKIYPYLPIDISSASHPQYTGKQRAAKQEGQIAKFNNRFGSLRSK, from the coding sequence ATGAAAGAAAATATTCACCCTAATTACCAAAAAGTTGTGTTTCATGACACGGCAGCAGACGTTTATTTTGTTATTGGATCAACCTTACAAACCGATAGAACGATAGAGCATGAAGGAAAAATTTATCCTTATTTGCCTATCGACATATCGAGTGCATCACATCCTCAATACACAGGTAAACAACGTGCCGCTAAGCAAGAAGGGCAAATTGCTAAGTTTAATAATCGTTTTGGAAGCCTTAGGAGCAAGTAA
- the ykgO gene encoding type B 50S ribosomal protein L36, which produces MKVLSSLKSAKTRSSDCQVVKRRGRTYVICKSNPRFKAVQGMKKKR; this is translated from the coding sequence ATGAAGGTATTGAGTTCTTTAAAAAGTGCCAAAACACGCAGTTCAGATTGCCAAGTAGTGAAACGACGCGGGCGTACCTATGTTATTTGTAAATCGAATCCGAGATTTAAGGCTGTACAAGGTATGAAGAAAAAACGTTGA
- the mtgA gene encoding monofunctional biosynthetic peptidoglycan transglycosylase: MAKRKSSFLSKVWSKVWRILLALMLFVGLILLMFRFVPLPTTAFMLQSPYPVTQKWIGIDKLPSSMPLAVVASEDQRFPEHFGVDFTAIIDAVEQYSDGDGLRGASTITQQTAKNIFLWSGRSFIRKALEATLALSLEAIWGKQRILEVYLNVAEFGKGIYGVEAASQHYFGKSARYLTKHQTAQLAVLLPSPKTRDPRSLTASLSQRVMWIERQMNQLGNDYLTPIFKD, encoded by the coding sequence ATGGCAAAGCGTAAATCCAGTTTTTTGAGTAAAGTATGGTCGAAGGTATGGCGTATATTATTAGCGTTGATGTTGTTTGTCGGTCTAATCTTACTGATGTTTCGCTTTGTGCCATTACCGACCACGGCATTTATGTTGCAAAGCCCTTATCCAGTAACTCAAAAATGGATCGGTATTGATAAACTCCCCTCGTCTATGCCTCTGGCTGTTGTGGCCTCTGAAGATCAACGCTTTCCAGAACATTTTGGTGTTGATTTTACAGCCATAATTGATGCTGTTGAGCAATACAGTGATGGTGACGGCCTTCGTGGTGCAAGCACTATTACTCAACAAACGGCGAAGAATATTTTCCTTTGGTCTGGGCGAAGTTTTATACGTAAAGCACTGGAAGCTACTTTAGCGCTTAGCCTGGAAGCTATTTGGGGAAAGCAACGTATTTTAGAAGTGTATTTAAACGTGGCGGAGTTTGGTAAAGGAATTTATGGTGTGGAAGCAGCTAGTCAACATTATTTTGGTAAATCGGCACGTTATCTTACTAAACATCAAACGGCACAATTAGCGGTGTTATTACCGAGTCCAAAAACACGGGATCCTCGCAGTTTGACTGCATCGCTTAGCCAAAGGGTCATGTGGATTGAGCGACAAATGAACCAGCTTGGTAATGATTATTTAACCCCCATTTTTAAAGATTAA
- a CDS encoding 3-keto-disaccharide hydrolase, translating to MKNSLLIGITLAFVVSCKSTPTNVTDDPSVAYSPIVVDQSKAISLFNGKDLSGWKIHGTEQWYVEDGLLVCENGVDNTFGYLTTSKHYKDFELTLEYKQEKRGNSGIFVHSIVEGNKATGWQVEIAPPGHNTGGINAYKRGWLAKPNSAKDAVIKMGEWNKMKVQVKGGLIISWLNGTQMVTVNDSEISQSEGGISLQIHGENKTKIKWRNIRLVEL from the coding sequence ATGAAAAATAGTTTATTAATAGGTATCACTCTGGCTTTTGTCGTTTCTTGTAAAAGTACCCCGACTAACGTCACCGACGATCCAAGTGTTGCGTATTCACCTATTGTAGTTGATCAATCAAAAGCTATTTCCTTGTTTAATGGAAAGGACTTAAGTGGTTGGAAAATACATGGCACTGAACAATGGTATGTAGAAGATGGATTATTAGTTTGTGAAAATGGCGTTGACAATACTTTTGGCTATTTAACCACCAGTAAGCACTACAAAGATTTTGAATTGACCTTAGAGTATAAACAGGAAAAAAGAGGTAACAGCGGTATCTTCGTACATTCAATTGTTGAGGGTAATAAAGCAACTGGCTGGCAAGTTGAGATTGCCCCGCCAGGACATAATACTGGTGGAATTAATGCATATAAAAGAGGGTGGTTAGCTAAACCTAATTCTGCAAAAGATGCCGTAATTAAAATGGGGGAGTGGAATAAAATGAAAGTTCAGGTAAAAGGTGGCTTAATTATTTCATGGTTGAATGGTACTCAAATGGTCACTGTTAATGATTCTGAAATAAGTCAAAGTGAAGGAGGGATTTCATTACAGATTCATGGTGAGAATAAAACAAAAATAAAATGGCGTAATATTAGATTAGTTGAATTATAA
- a CDS encoding DMT family transporter, which yields MTNKVATNSTSTNNRILWMAFLGLLMTNLFWAINAILARGFVPEVAPIAMNLFRWIGAFILLTPFALPRVIKSWPTIRPHLLPLSGLAILSIALYNSLLYVAANFTTAVNITLINTLIPIATLLIAWRVLGNRPRLMQSIGMAISILGVLLILTKGHLPHLLSLKFSQGDLFMIVAVVVWALFTVLLKKMSLKLPAITVLYLLVMLGLPFLMIGYAIEAVFFKFYLPSLAHLSLFAYLWVFPSILAYIFWTNGVVRLGPESASLSITLMPLFGAILAIIFLDESIYWFHIAGGLCSLVGMLLALLPANKLATIFKLTTRESKA from the coding sequence TTGACTAACAAAGTGGCAACTAACTCAACATCAACTAACAATCGTATATTATGGATGGCTTTTTTAGGCTTGTTGATGACTAATTTATTTTGGGCTATTAATGCTATTCTAGCCCGTGGTTTTGTGCCTGAAGTCGCCCCTATTGCCATGAACTTGTTCCGTTGGATTGGTGCATTTATATTACTAACACCTTTTGCCCTGCCGCGTGTGATTAAAAGTTGGCCAACCATCCGCCCTCACTTATTACCTTTATCTGGGCTGGCGATATTAAGTATCGCGCTTTATAACAGCTTGCTTTATGTGGCTGCAAATTTTACAACAGCCGTTAATATTACGCTAATTAATACACTGATACCGATTGCGACATTATTGATTGCGTGGCGAGTACTGGGTAATCGCCCACGTTTAATGCAGTCGATTGGGATGGCGATATCGATATTAGGTGTGTTACTAATTTTAACAAAAGGACATTTACCACATCTATTAAGCCTTAAATTTAGTCAAGGCGACCTGTTTATGATTGTTGCTGTAGTGGTCTGGGCATTATTTACTGTGCTATTAAAAAAAATGTCACTTAAATTGCCCGCTATAACGGTGCTATACCTATTAGTTATGCTTGGACTCCCTTTTTTAATGATTGGTTATGCTATTGAAGCGGTATTTTTTAAGTTTTATTTACCCTCATTAGCACACCTAAGTTTGTTTGCTTATCTATGGGTTTTCCCGTCAATACTTGCTTACATATTTTGGACAAATGGCGTGGTACGTCTTGGCCCAGAAAGTGCTTCGTTATCAATCACTTTAATGCCATTATTCGGTGCAATATTAGCCATTATCTTTCTTGACGAGTCAATCTACTGGTTTCATATTGCGGGAGGACTATGTTCATTGGTCGGCATGCTACTCGCATTATTACCTGCTAATAAACTAGCTACTATATTCAAATTGACTACACGAGAATCGAAGGCTTAA
- a CDS encoding YgaP family membrane protein — MIKENVGGVDRTLRIIVGAVLIGIGLWYLSWWGAIGVVLMLTALLGWCPVYLPFGVSTSNKEKKTE, encoded by the coding sequence ATGATAAAAGAAAATGTAGGTGGTGTTGATCGTACGCTGCGTATTATTGTCGGAGCGGTGCTTATTGGTATAGGTTTATGGTATCTAAGTTGGTGGGGCGCAATTGGTGTAGTGCTAATGCTTACTGCTCTACTGGGTTGGTGTCCCGTTTATTTACCTTTTGGAGTTTCAACTAGCAACAAAGAAAAGAAAACTGAATAA
- a CDS encoding alpha/beta fold hydrolase, translated as MFLPNDVLARNNVKVIGNGSKTLMLAHGFGCDQNMWRFMTPALEQKFKIVLFDYVGSGSSDLSQYDKERYSHLEGYAEDIVEIGEALQLTDVIFIGHSVSSIIGSLASIEAPKLFSKMIMICPSPCFLNFPPDYLGGFEKQDLQELLNLMDKNYIGWANYLAPLVMGDNNPSELTNELSSSFCSTDPVVAKGFAKATFLSDYRHILKEVKQPTLIFQSKNDSLASPEIGEFINQNITNSELELVEADGHCLHMTHPDQVTNSIFKYLNK; from the coding sequence ATGTTTCTTCCAAATGATGTACTGGCGCGCAATAACGTCAAAGTAATTGGTAATGGGTCTAAAACATTAATGCTGGCACATGGCTTTGGTTGCGATCAAAATATGTGGCGCTTTATGACGCCTGCGCTTGAACAAAAGTTTAAAATCGTATTATTTGATTATGTCGGTTCAGGCAGTTCTGATTTATCTCAATATGATAAAGAACGCTATAGTCATCTTGAAGGTTATGCGGAGGACATCGTCGAAATAGGTGAGGCGTTACAACTCACTGATGTTATTTTTATTGGGCACTCTGTTAGCAGCATTATTGGTAGCCTTGCGAGTATAGAAGCACCTAAACTTTTTTCAAAAATGATCATGATTTGTCCTTCTCCCTGTTTTTTAAACTTTCCACCTGATTATTTAGGTGGATTTGAAAAACAAGATTTACAAGAATTATTAAATTTGATGGATAAAAACTATATTGGATGGGCAAACTATTTAGCGCCATTAGTCATGGGTGACAATAATCCAAGTGAACTTACAAATGAACTTTCTAGTAGTTTCTGTTCTACAGACCCTGTTGTTGCAAAGGGTTTTGCTAAAGCTACTTTCCTGTCTGATTATCGACATATATTAAAAGAAGTGAAACAACCTACATTAATATTTCAAAGTAAAAACGATTCATTAGCTTCCCCGGAAATAGGAGAATTTATCAATCAAAACATAACCAATAGTGAACTTGAATTGGTAGAGGCTGATGGGCATTGTTTACATATGACTCACCCTGACCAAGTCACAAACTCTATCTTTAAATATTTAAATAAATAA
- a CDS encoding sensor domain-containing diguanylate cyclase: protein MKDKQINIASTISTYTLNNFPNGVFITNTSKEIVYCNDYFSTELGWEPDALIGKSADIIFTLASKVFYQTYLIPTLLHEKICEEMQLTMINGKGLRIPITVNVKTDNAGLIYWSFFNASKRDKLYEELIQARETLEQQAEQLKLLASTDELTTLLNRREMKYRSILAIELAARSHYSVALIQLDIDHFKKVNDVYGHPEGDRVLKELGIRLKEFARKTDLVSRFGGEEFLILLPDTNKQDAILFCERLHQLIGEIKAGDYYIKASIGLTISRPDSIFKTLYAEVDHALYKAKESGRNRTELYNKAYKKP from the coding sequence ATGAAAGATAAGCAAATCAATATTGCTTCGACTATCTCTACCTATACCCTAAATAACTTTCCTAATGGTGTCTTTATCACTAATACATCAAAAGAAATTGTTTATTGTAATGATTATTTTTCGACAGAATTAGGGTGGGAGCCCGATGCGCTGATTGGAAAAAGTGCAGACATTATTTTTACGCTCGCTTCTAAGGTTTTTTACCAAACTTATTTAATTCCAACACTCTTACACGAAAAAATTTGTGAAGAGATGCAATTAACCATGATCAATGGAAAAGGTCTTCGCATTCCAATCACCGTTAACGTTAAAACTGATAACGCTGGCCTTATTTACTGGAGCTTTTTTAACGCATCAAAACGGGATAAATTATACGAAGAGTTAATTCAAGCTAGAGAAACACTTGAACAACAAGCGGAGCAATTAAAACTACTTGCATCAACAGATGAATTAACCACTTTACTAAATAGAAGAGAAATGAAATACAGAAGTATTTTAGCGATTGAACTAGCAGCAAGATCTCACTATTCCGTTGCACTAATACAACTTGATATCGACCACTTTAAAAAAGTAAACGATGTGTATGGGCATCCTGAAGGTGATCGTGTTTTAAAAGAGCTTGGGATACGACTAAAAGAATTTGCACGAAAAACAGATTTAGTTTCTCGCTTTGGTGGTGAAGAGTTTTTAATTCTACTGCCCGATACCAATAAACAAGATGCGATATTGTTTTGCGAACGTTTACACCAATTAATAGGGGAAATTAAAGCTGGAGATTATTACATCAAAGCCAGTATAGGGCTAACGATCAGCAGGCCTGATAGCATATTTAAAACACTTTATGCTGAAGTTGATCATGCATTATATAAAGCCAAAGAGTCGGGCCGAAATAGAACAGAACTTTATAACAAAGCGTATAAAAAACCTTAG
- a CDS encoding DUF2061 domain-containing protein, producing the protein MTKTITFAVIHFSIATFVAFTLTGNFLLGSLIAVIEPSINTVAFYFHEKAWQQLPFLKKRESMTKVKTVSFAIIHFNVAFAVTYALTGDAFIGGLMAAIEPAINSFAYFFHEKAWGKKAKNTEYEIEQAICA; encoded by the coding sequence ATGACCAAAACAATTACTTTTGCAGTTATTCACTTCAGCATCGCAACCTTCGTTGCTTTCACTTTAACGGGTAATTTTTTATTAGGTAGTTTGATCGCTGTTATCGAGCCATCAATCAATACCGTTGCTTTTTACTTTCATGAAAAAGCTTGGCAACAATTGCCTTTCCTTAAAAAGCGAGAGTCAATGACCAAGGTAAAAACAGTGAGCTTTGCAATCATTCACTTCAATGTTGCTTTTGCTGTGACTTATGCTTTAACCGGTGACGCTTTTATAGGAGGACTAATGGCAGCCATTGAGCCAGCAATAAACTCTTTTGCTTACTTTTTTCATGAAAAAGCATGGGGTAAAAAAGCTAAAAATACAGAGTACGAAATTGAACAAGCTATATGTGCTTAA
- a CDS encoding polysaccharide lyase family 7 protein, with amino-acid sequence MKRIPPLQYLFTSISVSLLLSGCTLPPPASGVLPADITDLSYWKITLPLEGNSGKAREVDVGSINAFYDPNFFYANADHGVVFAAPNKAATTGGSTNTRSEFRQMMSGDYGGDPKSKRNNFALSANPNAKKFADIGGKLEATLKVDAVSVHAGYPNKPPAYSVVVGQIHAGKDDNLLYNTDDAFGWGNEPIKIYYKKWPNHTKGSVFWTYEKNLPKRDPNRTDVAYPVWGNSWENPAEPGDQGIALGEEFSYIINVHDNTMYLTFTTKNQPEVKYEIDLSNNINAYGKADALDNPNGYQKDWFYFKAGAYNQCSSKDAPGIWYTNCPGTGDWSIDKANGDYVQATFSKIELSRSEAPNK; translated from the coding sequence ATGAAGCGTATACCACCTCTACAATATTTGTTTACCAGTATCAGCGTATCATTACTTTTATCTGGCTGTACGCTTCCCCCTCCAGCTAGTGGTGTATTGCCTGCTGATATTACCGACTTGAGTTATTGGAAAATAACGCTTCCGTTAGAAGGCAATAGCGGCAAAGCGAGAGAAGTTGATGTCGGTAGTATTAATGCTTTTTACGATCCTAATTTTTTCTATGCGAATGCTGATCATGGTGTTGTTTTTGCGGCGCCAAACAAAGCTGCAACCACAGGTGGCTCAACTAATACACGTAGTGAGTTTAGACAAATGATGAGTGGTGACTATGGAGGCGATCCCAAGTCTAAACGTAATAATTTTGCACTTTCCGCTAACCCTAATGCAAAAAAATTTGCTGATATAGGCGGTAAATTAGAAGCGACATTAAAAGTGGATGCTGTTTCTGTGCATGCAGGTTACCCAAATAAGCCACCAGCCTACTCAGTTGTTGTTGGGCAAATACATGCAGGGAAAGATGACAACCTGTTATATAACACCGATGACGCGTTTGGTTGGGGTAACGAGCCGATTAAAATTTATTATAAAAAATGGCCTAACCATACCAAAGGCTCTGTTTTTTGGACCTACGAAAAAAACCTTCCTAAAAGAGATCCAAACCGTACTGATGTCGCCTACCCTGTGTGGGGAAACTCATGGGAAAACCCTGCAGAACCAGGTGACCAAGGTATCGCGTTAGGAGAAGAGTTTAGCTATATCATTAACGTTCACGACAATACTATGTACTTAACCTTCACAACCAAAAATCAACCTGAAGTTAAGTATGAAATTGATTTATCAAATAATATTAATGCTTACGGCAAAGCAGACGCATTGGATAACCCTAATGGTTATCAAAAAGATTGGTTTTATTTTAAAGCAGGTGCCTATAACCAATGTAGCAGCAAAGATGCACCGGGAATATGGTACACAAATTGTCCTGGTACAGGTGATTGGTCGATTGATAAAGCAAATGGAGATTATGTACAAGCGACTTTCTCTAAAATCGAGCTCAGCCGTTCTGAGGCGCCGAATAAGTAA
- a CDS encoding DUF1223 domain-containing protein, with amino-acid sequence MKKLITSGLLTIAMFGQQQVLAETFNSGVDSVALVELFSSEGCHSCPPADEKLSQLLDSPQLFKKFVPVAFHVDYWDRLGWKDPFATPEYTTRQYNLLSESGRRGAYTPNFIISGNEWKGFFRGRSIESGVDSFAKNSIGNLKIDYQASDSQHEVKAVFSPDKEFIADKNKPLILSVAPLGMGLKSDVKRGENSNKQLHHEFVALDWQKIPMTFENNQWVATLNLSKGAHKEQAQAISAWVSNENSLTPIQAVGGYIK; translated from the coding sequence ATGAAAAAATTAATTACATCTGGTTTGTTAACCATTGCTATGTTCGGTCAACAACAAGTATTAGCCGAAACGTTTAATAGTGGAGTTGATTCTGTTGCGTTAGTTGAACTTTTTAGTTCTGAAGGTTGCCATTCTTGCCCACCTGCCGATGAAAAATTGAGTCAGTTGTTAGATAGTCCACAATTATTTAAAAAATTTGTTCCTGTCGCTTTTCATGTCGATTATTGGGATCGATTAGGGTGGAAAGATCCCTTTGCTACTCCAGAATATACCACTAGGCAATATAACTTGTTATCAGAAAGTGGTCGTAGAGGCGCTTACACACCAAACTTCATTATTTCGGGTAATGAATGGAAGGGTTTCTTTAGAGGGCGCTCTATAGAAAGTGGCGTAGATTCCTTTGCAAAAAACTCAATTGGCAATTTAAAAATAGATTATCAAGCATCAGATTCTCAGCACGAAGTTAAAGCAGTTTTCTCGCCTGACAAAGAATTTATTGCAGATAAAAATAAGCCATTGATTTTATCCGTTGCACCATTAGGGATGGGGCTAAAGAGTGATGTGAAACGTGGTGAAAACAGTAATAAGCAACTACACCATGAATTTGTGGCGTTAGATTGGCAAAAAATTCCGATGACATTTGAAAATAATCAATGGGTAGCGACGTTGAATTTATCTAAAGGGGCACATAAAGAACAAGCACAGGCGATTAGCGCATGGGTAAGTAACGAGAATAGTCTCACTCCTATTCAAGCAGTCGGTGGTTACATCAAATAA
- a CDS encoding response regulator transcription factor, giving the protein MYLKDKESNLIFSIMRDLSGDFDHFEIRQRVGQSLLKLLNADHFASYVWDDDTNKFVAGITINMADENIARYDDYYQFKDPITPSLQRRKKATPVSEIMSHDRLVKTEFYNDFLKQDGLCYGMNFFAYDRSSNIGDVRVWRAENKEDFSKRDAEIVNAIGPSFVNALIRARQPNNESPILRFAVIGEKFHLTPRENEIADLLAIGSSDDEVCSKLLISKPTLRSHITAIFKKTGLCRRTQIAQFLTDHSGFISKSYR; this is encoded by the coding sequence ATGTATCTGAAAGATAAAGAGTCAAATCTCATTTTTTCTATTATGAGAGACTTGAGTGGAGACTTTGATCACTTTGAAATTCGCCAACGTGTCGGACAAAGTTTACTAAAATTGTTGAATGCAGATCATTTCGCTTCGTATGTTTGGGATGACGATACTAATAAATTTGTAGCTGGAATTACAATCAATATGGCGGATGAGAATATAGCCCGTTACGATGACTATTATCAGTTTAAAGATCCCATTACGCCTTCACTCCAGCGTCGTAAAAAAGCAACGCCTGTCAGCGAAATTATGAGCCATGATCGTTTAGTGAAAACAGAATTTTACAATGACTTTCTTAAGCAAGACGGACTTTGTTATGGTATGAACTTTTTTGCTTATGACCGTAGTTCAAATATCGGAGATGTGAGAGTTTGGCGCGCTGAAAATAAGGAAGACTTTTCCAAAAGAGATGCTGAAATTGTAAACGCTATTGGCCCTAGTTTTGTCAATGCTCTTATTCGAGCACGTCAGCCTAACAATGAAAGTCCAATCCTACGTTTTGCAGTTATAGGCGAAAAATTCCATTTAACACCTCGTGAAAACGAAATAGCAGATTTACTTGCCATTGGCTCATCAGACGACGAGGTCTGTTCAAAACTACTTATCTCAAAACCTACGTTACGCTCTCATATCACCGCGATTTTTAAGAAAACAGGCCTATGTAGACGAACCCAGATAGCTCAATTCCTTACAGACCATTCAGGGTTTATATCAAAGTCATATCGGTAA
- the iaaH gene encoding indoleacetamide hydrolase yields MGAAELIRQLEKKEISAVEYAKETILHEEKNTHLNAVSHFDANLLIQSAEKADETRAKGRNGPLCGVPIVLKDNINTKAFPTTAGTTALLNNTPKKDAGVVTALLEAGAYVGGKSGMHELAFGITSNNAVTGAVRNPHDPSKIPGGSSGGSAAAVAAGIFPVGLGTDTGASVRLPAALCGIVGFRPTIGRYSGDGVVPLSPTRDTVGPLARHVEDIILIDSVLSSRTHITKKKDLRDVILGVPKEVLFDNLDPAVEIAVQSALREFERAGVKLVEISLADVFQHNEAVGFPVALYEVMRELPEYLKQYAPGISFEELVSKIGSPDVAGIITSQLGSDAIPEAIYRAAMDIHRPAMQTLYADLFKQNGLSALVFPTTPTTASNIGDDETISINGKQVPTFPTFIRNTDFGSNLGVPGISIPCPTVSGLPVGIEFEGLAKKDEELIALALSVEELFTK; encoded by the coding sequence ATGGGTGCGGCGGAATTGATCCGTCAGCTTGAAAAAAAAGAAATCTCAGCAGTAGAATATGCTAAAGAAACTATCCTCCATGAGGAAAAGAACACTCACCTCAATGCGGTATCTCATTTTGATGCAAACCTTCTAATCCAAAGCGCAGAAAAGGCTGATGAAACAAGAGCGAAAGGTAGAAACGGACCTCTCTGTGGCGTGCCTATCGTTCTAAAAGACAACATCAATACCAAAGCTTTTCCGACGACCGCTGGTACAACTGCACTTCTCAACAATACACCTAAAAAAGATGCTGGAGTGGTAACCGCTTTGCTAGAAGCTGGAGCTTATGTCGGCGGAAAATCGGGTATGCACGAACTTGCCTTTGGTATCACTAGCAATAATGCGGTTACAGGTGCAGTTCGTAATCCACACGATCCTAGTAAAATTCCGGGTGGGTCATCTGGTGGCTCAGCTGCTGCCGTAGCGGCAGGGATATTTCCAGTTGGTCTAGGAACGGATACCGGAGCATCGGTACGCCTTCCTGCTGCTTTATGTGGCATTGTCGGCTTTCGTCCTACTATTGGACGATATTCTGGAGATGGTGTCGTGCCATTGAGCCCTACTCGTGACACGGTCGGGCCATTGGCACGTCATGTTGAAGACATCATTCTTATAGACAGTGTTTTATCAAGTCGCACTCACATTACAAAAAAGAAAGATCTCAGAGACGTTATTTTAGGTGTGCCTAAAGAAGTCTTGTTTGATAACCTAGATCCCGCTGTTGAAATAGCAGTGCAGTCAGCACTGAGGGAATTTGAGCGTGCTGGAGTGAAGCTTGTTGAAATAAGCCTTGCTGACGTTTTTCAACACAATGAAGCCGTTGGCTTCCCTGTTGCACTCTATGAAGTTATGCGAGAACTACCTGAATACTTAAAGCAATATGCACCAGGAATTTCTTTTGAAGAACTTGTTTCTAAAATCGGGTCGCCAGATGTGGCTGGCATCATAACCAGCCAACTAGGCAGCGATGCCATTCCAGAAGCTATCTATCGTGCTGCAATGGATATCCATCGTCCTGCTATGCAGACTTTGTATGCTGACCTGTTCAAACAAAATGGTTTATCCGCCTTAGTATTTCCGACTACTCCAACGACTGCTTCCAACATAGGAGATGATGAAACTATCTCTATAAATGGAAAACAAGTTCCAACCTTTCCAACATTTATTCGTAATACAGATTTTGGTTCAAATCTGGGTGTTCCTGGTATTTCGATTCCTTGTCCGACCGTATCAGGATTACCTGTTGGTATTGAATTCGAAGGCCTAGCAAAAAAGGATGAAGAACTCATCGCATTGGCACTATCTGTTGAAGAACTGTTCACAAAATAA
- a CDS encoding DUF2498 family protein, which translates to MNNDKQTINSENIIKLANAQLPEHEDFIEGIKVERVSEQHGVITFKGESFLDAEGLPTAKSMVAFNLYKWLCHHFSNKYTLVD; encoded by the coding sequence ATGAACAACGACAAACAAACTATTAACAGTGAAAATATTATTAAACTAGCCAATGCACAGTTACCAGAGCATGAAGATTTTATCGAAGGTATTAAAGTAGAAAGAGTGTCAGAACAACACGGCGTCATCACCTTTAAAGGTGAGTCATTTTTAGATGCAGAGGGTCTGCCAACCGCAAAGAGTATGGTTGCGTTCAACCTATACAAATGGCTCTGCCACCACTTTTCAAATAAATACACATTAGTTGATTGA
- a CDS encoding transposase, producing the protein MTQSRQSQVSLSDTPYYHCISRCVRRAYLCGEDKYTEKSFEHRRQWVVERMHYLASLFNIDICAYAIMSNHYHLVLHIDEALNESLSHEEVCERWCQLYSKPILVERWQSEQIVSEAENKAALAIIEGWRGRLVDISWFMRCLNEFIARKANKEDECSGRFWEGRFKSQALLDEDALLTCMAYVDLNPVRAKMTVSVETSEYTSAYERLLPCKKVGVAQQQEKPLKYTFTKKPLFGFVGDDSQHNNENNIPGIPFSLLDYIELVDWSGRIIREDKRGAISNQRPRLLSMLGLDDDTWLSLASSFGKDYHGAVGSLEALATYASNTGKRWIASKNQLRLH; encoded by the coding sequence ATGACTCAATCTCGCCAATCCCAAGTATCGTTATCTGATACCCCTTATTATCATTGTATTTCTCGCTGTGTTCGTCGAGCTTATTTGTGTGGAGAAGATAAATACACGGAAAAATCATTTGAACATAGACGACAATGGGTTGTTGAGCGTATGCATTACCTAGCCTCTTTGTTTAATATCGACATTTGTGCCTACGCTATCATGTCTAACCATTATCACCTTGTATTACATATCGACGAAGCGCTTAACGAAAGCTTAAGTCATGAAGAGGTTTGTGAACGATGGTGTCAGCTTTATTCAAAACCTATACTCGTTGAGCGTTGGCAATCAGAGCAAATAGTCTCTGAGGCTGAAAACAAAGCCGCATTAGCTATTATCGAAGGATGGAGAGGAAGATTAGTGGATATTTCATGGTTTATGCGCTGTTTAAATGAATTCATTGCGCGTAAAGCCAATAAAGAAGATGAGTGCTCAGGACGCTTTTGGGAAGGTCGGTTTAAATCTCAAGCATTATTAGACGAAGATGCGTTATTAACTTGCATGGCTTATGTTGATTTGAATCCAGTGCGAGCAAAAATGACTGTCAGTGTAGAAACGTCAGAATATACATCTGCTTACGAACGCCTGTTACCTTGCAAAAAAGTTGGTGTTGCCCAACAGCAAGAAAAGCCACTAAAATACACTTTTACTAAAAAACCCTTATTTGGCTTTGTGGGTGATGATAGTCAACATAATAATGAAAACAACATTCCAGGTATCCCATTTTCATTATTAGATTATATTGAGTTAGTTGATTGGAGCGGGCGAATAATAAGGGAAGATAAACGTGGTGCTATTTCAAATCAACGACCTAGGCTATTATCAATGCTTGGTTTAGATGATGATACTTGGTTATCACTAGCCAGTAGTTTTGGTAAAGATTATCACGGGGCAGTGGGGTCGTTAGAAGCATTAGCGACTTATGCAAGTAACACTGGTAAACGCTGGATAGCGAGTAAGAATCAATTACGACTGCATTAA